A window of Primulina tabacum isolate GXHZ01 chromosome 4, ASM2559414v2, whole genome shotgun sequence contains these coding sequences:
- the LOC142541717 gene encoding uncharacterized protein LOC142541717 isoform X2, with protein MANNLSQNRMPSAKGAIDAPVNDVSKAYINQGGINLGEPKDSVSANRLPIKVKILSIQLLFPSAQNAVVNGQTATGSRAGQLSTGDCAGRAAFASVPLAQVVTASFQSCQAAVFGWFWNGVSNLREGIIQ; from the exons ATGGCAAATAATTTGAGTCAGAATAGGATGCCTAGTGCTAAAGGAGCCATTGATGCACCAGTTAATGATGTTTCCAAGGCTTATATCAATCAAGGTGGCATAAATCTCGGAGAACCCAAGGACTCTGTCAGCGCCAACCGACTCCCAATAAAAGTGAAGATATTGTCCATTCAATTACTTTTCCCAA GTGCCCAAAATGCCGTTGTAAATGGCCAGACTGCTACCGGAAGTCGTGCTGGCCAACTTTCCACCGGAGATTGTGCTGGCCGAGCTGCATTTGCAAGCGTCCCTCTTGCCCAAGTTGTCACTGCAAGTTTCCAATCTTGTCAAGCTGCTGTT TTTGGCTGGTTCTGGAATGGCGTATCCAATCTCCGTGAAGGCATCATCCAGTAA
- the LOC142541717 gene encoding uncharacterized protein LOC142541717 isoform X1, whose translation MANNLSQNRMPSAKGAIDAPVNDVSKAYINQGGINLGEPKDSVSANRLPIKVKILSIQLLFPSAQNAVVNGQTATGSRAGQLSTGDCAGRAAFASVPLAQVVTASFQSCQAAVVSVHHCQAAAITALLGLAVNVTVLIAVGCAAAVGKVKQKHPVLVLLTFWLVLEWRIQSP comes from the exons ATGGCAAATAATTTGAGTCAGAATAGGATGCCTAGTGCTAAAGGAGCCATTGATGCACCAGTTAATGATGTTTCCAAGGCTTATATCAATCAAGGTGGCATAAATCTCGGAGAACCCAAGGACTCTGTCAGCGCCAACCGACTCCCAATAAAAGTGAAGATATTGTCCATTCAATTACTTTTCCCAA GTGCCCAAAATGCCGTTGTAAATGGCCAGACTGCTACCGGAAGTCGTGCTGGCCAACTTTCCACCGGAGATTGTGCTGGCCGAGCTGCATTTGCAAGCGTCCCTCTTGCCCAAGTTGTCACTGCAAGTTTCCAATCTTGTCAAGCTGCTGTTGTAAGTGTTCATCATTGCCAAGCTGCTGCTATAACTGCCCTTCTTGGCCTAGCTGTAAATGTCACTGTCTTGATAGCAGTTGGTTGTGCTGCTGCTGTTggaaaagtaaaacaaaaacaTCCAGTCTTGGTTCTTCTTACAT TTTGGCTGGTTCTGGAATGGCGTATCCAATCTCCGTGA